A window from Sinorhizobium fredii encodes these proteins:
- a CDS encoding CDP-alcohol phosphatidyltransferase family protein yields the protein MSVAPDGAEPERPGADRRPIAARDSGLARRLTALLLKTPITPNGISLLSIGFAAVGAAALVSAPRWPLLYLVAVAGIQLRLLCNLLDGMVAVEGGRGSPVGALYNEFPDRIADTLLIVALGYAAGAGWLGWAGALAAALTAYVRVFGGSLGQVQDFRGPMAKQHRMALMSLASLLALGEAWLTTGRFVLYATAWIILVGALLTCWTRTRAIVSRIPGAAKP from the coding sequence ATGAGTGTCGCTCCGGATGGCGCAGAGCCCGAGAGGCCGGGCGCGGATCGGCGTCCCATTGCGGCGCGCGACAGCGGCTTGGCGCGCCGCCTGACGGCGCTGCTCCTCAAGACGCCGATCACGCCGAACGGGATCTCGCTGCTGAGCATCGGCTTCGCCGCTGTCGGCGCGGCAGCGCTCGTCTCCGCGCCGCGCTGGCCGTTGCTTTATCTCGTCGCCGTCGCCGGCATCCAGTTGCGGCTTCTGTGCAATCTGCTTGACGGCATGGTGGCGGTCGAGGGCGGCCGCGGCTCGCCGGTCGGCGCGCTCTACAACGAATTTCCCGATCGCATTGCCGACACGCTGCTGATCGTGGCGCTTGGCTACGCCGCCGGCGCCGGCTGGCTCGGCTGGGCCGGCGCGCTTGCGGCCGCCCTGACGGCCTATGTGCGCGTCTTCGGCGGCTCGCTCGGCCAGGTCCAGGACTTTCGCGGACCGATGGCCAAGCAGCACCGCATGGCACTCATGAGCCTCGCCTCCCTCCTGGCGCTCGGCGAAGCCTGGCTGACAACGGGGCGTTTCGTTCTCTACGCCACGGCATGGATCATCCTCGTCGGAGCGCTTCTCACCTGCTGGACCCGCACCAGGGCGATCGTCTCGCGCATCCCGGGAGCCGCAAAGCCGTGA
- a CDS encoding lysophospholipid acyltransferase family protein — translation MIDLLLIGLTRFLVGGQAQWIGAVPDTRQRIYFANHASHLDTLLIWSALPRPLRGITHPIAAADYWGRGKLRRHIALKVLNAVLVERATQGPPGSALAPLRGVLADGESLVLFPEGTRGSERLPGPFKSGLYWLSQEFPEVELIPTYLDNPSRAFPKGTFLPVPISCTVRFGAPLMRRAGEEKDAFLERARAAVGALASDPVP, via the coding sequence GTGATCGACCTGTTGCTGATCGGCCTCACCCGGTTTCTCGTCGGCGGCCAGGCGCAATGGATCGGTGCCGTGCCGGACACGCGCCAGCGCATCTATTTCGCCAACCACGCCAGCCATCTCGACACGCTGCTGATCTGGTCGGCCCTACCGCGACCCCTGCGCGGGATCACTCATCCGATCGCGGCCGCAGACTATTGGGGCAGGGGCAAGCTCCGCCGCCACATTGCGCTGAAGGTGTTGAATGCGGTGCTCGTCGAGCGCGCCACGCAAGGCCCGCCCGGATCGGCGCTCGCCCCCTTGCGCGGTGTGCTCGCCGACGGCGAGTCGCTCGTTCTCTTTCCAGAGGGAACGCGCGGCAGCGAGCGTCTCCCGGGGCCGTTCAAGAGCGGCCTCTACTGGCTGTCGCAGGAATTCCCGGAGGTCGAGCTGATCCCCACCTATCTCGACAATCCCTCGCGCGCCTTCCCGAAGGGAACCTTCCTGCCCGTTCCGATCAGCTGCACCGTTCGCTTCGGCGCGCCCCTCATGCGGCGGGCGGGGGAGGAGAAGGACGCGTTTCTCGAACGCGCCCGCGCCGCCGTCGGCGCGCTCGCCTCCGACCCGGTTCCATGA
- a CDS encoding phosphatidate cytidylyltransferase, whose protein sequence is MSLIDKLSILFGGISALLGIASVIGFVLSCKVTSENGRATVANLNARIKAWWVMVAIFAVSFGLGRGVTVVLFALTSFYTLREFISLTPTRGADHLPLVAAFYVLLPLQYWLIWTDWYALFAILVPVYGFLLLPSLAALKGDAGEFLLRVSRIQWGLMLTVYCISHAPALLTLDIPGRPNEGFLLLFFLITVAQFSDVMQYVFGKLFGRTKVAPVVSPSKTVEGLVGGGLSAVAAGAGLWWITPFTPLQAAAMALAIVAMGFLGGLSLSAVKRSMGVKDWGTMISGHGGVLDRMDSLSFAAPVFFHLTRYFYT, encoded by the coding sequence ATGTCTTTGATCGACAAGCTTTCCATCCTCTTCGGCGGCATCTCAGCGCTGCTCGGCATCGCCTCGGTGATCGGCTTCGTGCTGTCGTGCAAGGTGACCTCCGAAAACGGCCGGGCGACGGTCGCCAATCTCAACGCCCGCATCAAGGCCTGGTGGGTGATGGTGGCGATCTTCGCGGTGAGCTTCGGTCTCGGCCGCGGCGTGACCGTGGTGCTCTTCGCGCTCACCTCGTTCTACACGCTGCGCGAGTTCATATCGCTGACGCCGACGCGCGGCGCCGATCACCTGCCGCTGGTCGCCGCCTTCTATGTGCTGCTGCCGCTTCAATACTGGCTGATCTGGACCGACTGGTACGCGCTCTTCGCGATCCTCGTCCCGGTCTACGGCTTCCTTCTCCTGCCGAGCCTTGCGGCGCTGAAGGGCGATGCCGGTGAGTTCCTGCTGCGTGTCTCGCGCATCCAGTGGGGCCTGATGCTGACCGTCTACTGCATCAGCCACGCACCGGCCCTGCTGACGCTCGACATCCCCGGCCGTCCCAACGAGGGTTTCCTGCTGCTCTTCTTCCTGATCACCGTCGCGCAGTTCAGCGACGTGATGCAATACGTCTTCGGCAAGCTCTTCGGCCGGACGAAGGTGGCCCCCGTCGTCAGCCCCTCAAAGACCGTAGAGGGCCTCGTCGGCGGCGGCCTCTCCGCCGTCGCCGCCGGCGCCGGTCTCTGGTGGATCACCCCGTTCACGCCGCTTCAAGCTGCCGCCATGGCGCTCGCCATCGTCGCCATGGGCTTTTTGGGCGGCCTGTCGCTCTCGGCCGTCAAGCGTTCGATGGGGGTCAAGGATTGGGGCACGATGATCTCCGGCCACGGCGGCGTGCTCGACCGCATGGACTCGCTGAGCTTTGCCGCACCGGTGTTTTTTCATCTGACGCGGTATTTTTATACGTGA
- a CDS encoding NAD(P)H-dependent flavin oxidoreductase, whose amino-acid sequence MPLPPILSRTTRLPVVGAPLFIVSHPKLTIAQCKVGVIGAFPALNARPQAQLDEWLAEITETLAEHDRQHPDRPAAPFAVNQIVHKSNTRLEQDLMLCVKYKVPIVISSLGAVPEVNAAIHSYGGIVLHDVINNRHANSAIRKGADGLIAVAAGAGGHAGTLSPFALIQEIRAWFDGPLLLSGAIATGDAILAAEAMGADMAYIGSPFIATEEARASDAYKQAIVDGNAADIVYSNYFTGIHGNYLKASIRAAGMDPDSLPEADPSKMDFGKATDGAKAWKDIWGCGQGIGAIHGISRVAELVDRLEREYAAARARLGLASLAGLDASKEFSSSRN is encoded by the coding sequence ATGCCGTTGCCGCCCATTCTTTCCAGAACGACGAGACTGCCGGTTGTCGGCGCGCCGCTATTCATCGTCTCGCATCCCAAGCTGACGATCGCGCAATGCAAGGTCGGTGTCATCGGTGCCTTCCCGGCGCTCAACGCCCGTCCGCAGGCACAACTCGACGAGTGGCTCGCCGAGATCACGGAAACGCTCGCCGAGCACGACCGCCAGCATCCCGACCGGCCGGCCGCGCCCTTTGCCGTCAACCAAATCGTGCACAAGTCGAATACCCGGCTCGAGCAGGACCTGATGCTTTGCGTCAAATACAAGGTACCGATCGTCATTTCCTCCCTCGGGGCCGTACCGGAGGTCAACGCTGCAATCCACTCCTATGGCGGCATCGTGCTGCACGACGTCATCAACAACCGCCACGCCAACTCGGCGATCCGCAAGGGGGCCGACGGGCTGATCGCGGTCGCCGCCGGCGCCGGCGGCCATGCCGGAACGCTGTCGCCCTTCGCCCTGATCCAGGAAATCCGCGCCTGGTTCGACGGGCCGCTGCTTCTCTCGGGCGCGATCGCCACCGGCGACGCCATCCTCGCGGCAGAGGCGATGGGCGCCGATATGGCCTATATCGGCTCGCCCTTCATCGCCACCGAGGAAGCCCGCGCCAGCGATGCCTATAAGCAGGCGATCGTCGACGGCAACGCCGCCGATATCGTCTACTCCAATTATTTCACCGGCATTCACGGCAACTATCTGAAGGCCTCGATCCGCGCCGCCGGCATGGATCCGGACAGCCTGCCGGAGGCCGACCCGTCGAAGATGGACTTCGGCAAGGCAACGGACGGCGCCAAGGCCTGGAAGGACATCTGGGGCTGCGGCCAAGGCATCGGCGCCATCCACGGGATCAGCCGGGTCGCGGAACTGGTCGACCGGCTGGAACGCGAATACGCCGCCGCCCGCGCCCGCCTCGGCCTGGCATCCTTGGCGGGCCTCGACGCGTCGAAGGAATTTTCAAGTTCTCGAAACTGA
- a CDS encoding biotin transporter BioY — protein MSGLETAIRNALERSERSNAEIRARIYQSARQALENGLKKQEIEDPEVIARQRHRLEAVIHAIETEERAALKARAATPVVSLAEVKSKADAAAQVAAGPAATVRQEPSLQPEARPAGDGGLGALGALRPERDGPTPPVNGGGKSAEAARSGTAAPDLGVTDKRPRKRRRGRLLSFVMVVATLAAAVGAGVWWVQTNDLLKSPAERDTNVANPPAVVESEDFPGAAGLPTLGAQEGFSDDWIEIFTPANAAAVRPGTRATAEPFDDDGGERIRLASAAGSKEGEVAIDIPADVLAQLSGKSSTLALSVRALPGKTTEFSVECDFGALGACGRHRFTAHDERVDMLFKISFEDRAPGSSGKLLINSDVSGDGNSLDLYAIRVLPGQ, from the coding sequence GTGAGCGGACTCGAGACGGCGATCAGGAATGCACTGGAACGCTCGGAGCGGAGCAATGCGGAGATCCGCGCGCGGATCTATCAGTCGGCCCGCCAGGCACTGGAAAACGGCCTGAAGAAGCAGGAAATCGAGGACCCGGAAGTCATCGCCAGGCAGCGCCATCGGCTGGAGGCGGTCATCCACGCGATCGAGACGGAGGAGCGCGCGGCCCTGAAGGCGCGTGCCGCCACACCGGTGGTGAGCCTAGCAGAGGTGAAAAGCAAAGCTGATGCGGCGGCGCAGGTCGCAGCCGGGCCAGCGGCCACGGTGCGGCAGGAGCCGAGCCTCCAGCCGGAGGCGCGTCCGGCGGGCGACGGCGGCCTCGGTGCGCTCGGCGCGCTCCGCCCGGAGCGCGACGGCCCCACGCCGCCGGTCAACGGTGGCGGAAAATCTGCGGAGGCGGCGAGGTCCGGTACGGCCGCCCCCGATCTCGGCGTCACCGACAAGCGTCCCCGCAAGCGCAGGCGCGGCCGGCTTCTCTCCTTCGTCATGGTTGTCGCGACGCTGGCCGCCGCCGTCGGCGCGGGCGTGTGGTGGGTTCAGACCAACGACCTGTTGAAGTCGCCCGCCGAGCGCGACACCAATGTCGCCAATCCTCCGGCCGTGGTGGAGAGCGAGGACTTCCCCGGCGCGGCCGGCTTGCCGACCCTCGGCGCGCAGGAGGGGTTTTCCGACGACTGGATCGAGATCTTCACGCCGGCGAACGCGGCGGCCGTCAGGCCTGGCACTCGCGCCACGGCCGAGCCTTTCGACGACGACGGCGGAGAGCGCATCCGGCTGGCGTCGGCGGCAGGGTCGAAGGAGGGCGAGGTGGCAATCGACATTCCCGCCGATGTGCTGGCCCAGCTCTCGGGCAAGTCCTCGACGCTTGCCCTGAGCGTCCGGGCGCTGCCGGGCAAGACGACGGAGTTCTCCGTCGAATGTGATTTCGGGGCACTCGGCGCCTGCGGCCGTCACCGCTTCACCGCCCATGACGAGCGCGTCGACATGCTGTTCAAGATCAGCTTCGAAGATCGCGCGCCGGGCAGTTCCGGAAAGCTGCTGATCAACAGCGATGTCAGCGGCGACGGCAACAGTCTGGATCTCTATGCGATCCGTGTGCTGCCGGGGCAATGA
- the ppk2 gene encoding polyphosphate kinase 2 → MALEQIPNAGAPGSRAVELEIGGKTRVFDIDNPELPKWIDDEAFSSDDYPYEKKLDEEEYEETLTRLQIELVKVQFWMQATGKRVMAVFEGRDAAGKGGAIHATMAYMNPRSARVVALTKPTETERGQWYFQRYVSTFPTIGEFVLFDRSWYNRAGVEPVMGFCTPEQYEHFLKEAPRFEKMIVNEGIQLFKFWLNIGREMQLKRFHDRRHDPLKVWKLSPMDIAALPKWDDYTRKRDRMLKETHTDHAPWTVIRGNDKRRARINLVRHMLTKLDYDGKDKAAIGKVDEKIVGAGPGFLR, encoded by the coding sequence ATGGCTCTCGAACAGATCCCGAATGCGGGGGCACCCGGAAGCCGGGCGGTCGAGCTCGAGATCGGCGGCAAGACACGGGTCTTCGACATCGACAATCCGGAATTGCCGAAATGGATCGACGACGAAGCCTTTTCCTCCGACGACTATCCTTACGAGAAGAAGCTCGACGAGGAGGAATACGAAGAAACGCTGACCAGGCTGCAGATCGAGCTCGTCAAGGTGCAGTTCTGGATGCAGGCGACCGGCAAGCGCGTCATGGCCGTTTTCGAGGGGCGCGATGCGGCCGGCAAGGGCGGCGCCATCCATGCGACCATGGCCTACATGAACCCTCGTTCCGCACGCGTCGTGGCGCTCACCAAGCCCACCGAAACGGAACGGGGTCAATGGTATTTCCAGCGCTACGTCTCGACCTTCCCGACGATCGGCGAGTTCGTTCTCTTCGACCGGTCCTGGTACAACCGGGCCGGCGTGGAGCCGGTTATGGGCTTCTGCACGCCCGAGCAGTACGAGCATTTCCTCAAGGAGGCACCACGTTTCGAGAAGATGATCGTCAACGAGGGCATCCAGCTCTTCAAGTTCTGGCTCAATATCGGCCGCGAGATGCAGCTGAAGCGGTTCCACGACAGGCGGCACGACCCGCTGAAGGTCTGGAAGCTGTCGCCGATGGACATAGCCGCGCTGCCGAAATGGGACGACTACACCAGGAAGCGCGACCGGATGCTGAAGGAAACGCATACGGACCATGCGCCCTGGACCGTCATCCGCGGCAATGACAAGCGCCGCGCCAGGATCAACTTGGTCCGCCATATGCTGACGAAGCTCGACTATGACGGCAAGGACAAGGCTGCGATCGGCAAGGTGGACGAGAAGATCGTCGGCGCCGGCCCGGGCTTCCTCAGGTGA
- the phoR gene encoding phosphate regulon sensor histidine kinase PhoR: MDSEGIVLDGAKVFWQGLKPKLKAERWILGLSILLAILAALAGIHVLAVLAFWLVLVAALLKRSVPSSEPVPEAAPRVVDTRTDALIPVLNALDMPVLVIATDETVLFQNAAAEKAFGAIPPESYLSARVRSPGILDMVRETIATGKVNQIEHAERLPSDAVYVVRVAPADIGGELSGGRIFLLTYRDISQTRRIDRMRSDFVANASHELRTPLASLRGFIETLSGPAKNDTKAQEKFFGIMHEQVTRMSRLVDDLLSLSRLELKSHIAPEDPVDLVPLLGHVRDSLQPLASDLDVTISLEVPEGPVVVRGDRDELIEVFENLVENACKYGQEGKKVEVRLTGGEGCQAEVSVTDHGPGIPAEHVPRITERFYRVNVEASRSKKGTGLGLAIVKHILTRHRARLLIHSEVGKRTIFTVRF; encoded by the coding sequence TTGGACAGCGAGGGTATCGTCTTGGATGGCGCGAAGGTGTTCTGGCAGGGCCTCAAGCCGAAGCTGAAGGCAGAGCGCTGGATTCTTGGCCTCTCGATCCTGCTTGCCATTCTTGCGGCCCTCGCCGGTATCCATGTGCTGGCGGTGCTTGCCTTCTGGCTCGTTCTCGTAGCGGCGCTCCTCAAACGAAGTGTCCCTTCGTCAGAGCCGGTGCCGGAGGCGGCCCCGAGGGTGGTCGACACGCGCACCGACGCGCTGATCCCCGTGCTGAATGCGCTCGATATGCCCGTTCTCGTTATCGCCACGGACGAGACCGTCCTTTTCCAGAATGCAGCCGCCGAGAAGGCTTTCGGCGCGATTCCCCCGGAAAGCTATCTTTCGGCGCGGGTGCGTTCCCCCGGAATACTCGACATGGTGCGCGAGACCATCGCCACGGGAAAGGTTAATCAGATCGAACATGCGGAACGCCTGCCTTCGGATGCAGTCTATGTCGTCCGCGTCGCCCCGGCGGATATCGGCGGCGAGCTTTCCGGCGGGCGGATCTTCCTGCTGACCTATCGCGATATTTCCCAGACCCGCCGCATCGACCGGATGCGATCCGACTTCGTGGCCAATGCCAGCCACGAGCTGCGTACCCCACTCGCTTCCCTCCGGGGCTTCATCGAGACGCTGTCGGGGCCGGCAAAGAACGACACGAAGGCGCAGGAGAAATTCTTCGGCATCATGCATGAGCAGGTGACCCGCATGAGCCGCCTCGTCGACGATCTCTTGTCTTTGTCGCGGCTTGAGTTGAAATCGCACATCGCTCCCGAAGACCCGGTCGATCTGGTGCCGCTGCTCGGACATGTGCGCGACAGCCTTCAGCCGCTGGCAAGCGATCTCGACGTGACGATCTCGCTCGAGGTGCCCGAGGGCCCGGTCGTCGTCCGGGGCGATCGCGACGAATTGATCGAGGTCTTCGAGAATCTCGTCGAAAACGCCTGCAAATACGGCCAGGAAGGCAAGAAGGTCGAGGTGCGCCTGACCGGCGGCGAGGGTTGTCAGGCAGAGGTCTCGGTCACCGACCATGGGCCGGGGATTCCGGCCGAGCATGTGCCGCGAATTACCGAACGTTTTTATCGGGTTAACGTGGAGGCGAGCCGGTCCAAGAAAGGGACTGGCCTTGGCCTCGCGATCGTCAAGCACATCCTGACCCGCCACCGGGCGCGCCTGCTCATCCATTCGGAGGTCGGCAAGCGCACGATCTTCACGGTGCGCTTCTGA
- a CDS encoding substrate-binding domain-containing protein codes for MNILKLSVAALVASAAFAGAAVARDQIQVAGSSTVLPYAKIVAESFGEAFPDFKTPVVESGGSSAGLKEFCKGVGEDTIDIANSSRKIKDSEIEACKAAGVTEIQEVKIGYDGIVFATDAGNADIALKPEHLYKALAAEVVVDGKLAANPYKKWSEVDASLPDAEIAAYIPGQKHGTREVFEEKILAAGCKASGAQDVIKAAFSDEKQQHSKCVAVRKDGLAVDIDGDYTETLARIASNKSGIGVFGLSFYENNADKLKVATVNGIVPSTETIASGEYPVSRPLFFYVKKAHLGVIPGLKEYVEFFVDDQMIGPDSPLAEYGLVAAPDAEREEIRKTFEAGNLL; via the coding sequence ATGAACATCCTTAAACTCAGTGTAGCGGCGCTGGTTGCATCCGCCGCATTCGCGGGCGCTGCTGTCGCTCGCGACCAGATCCAGGTCGCGGGCTCCTCGACCGTTCTTCCCTACGCAAAGATCGTCGCCGAAAGCTTCGGCGAGGCATTCCCGGACTTCAAGACCCCGGTCGTCGAATCCGGCGGCTCTTCCGCCGGCCTGAAGGAATTCTGCAAGGGCGTCGGCGAAGACACGATCGACATCGCCAATTCCTCGCGCAAGATCAAGGACAGCGAGATCGAGGCCTGCAAGGCAGCCGGCGTGACCGAGATCCAGGAAGTCAAGATCGGTTACGACGGCATCGTCTTCGCGACGGACGCCGGCAATGCCGATATCGCACTGAAGCCGGAGCACCTCTACAAGGCGCTCGCCGCTGAAGTCGTCGTCGACGGCAAGCTCGCTGCCAACCCCTACAAGAAGTGGTCGGAAGTCGACGCTTCGCTGCCGGATGCCGAAATCGCCGCCTACATCCCGGGTCAGAAGCATGGTACGCGCGAAGTCTTCGAAGAGAAGATCCTCGCTGCGGGCTGCAAGGCCTCCGGCGCTCAGGACGTCATCAAGGCTGCCTTCAGCGATGAAAAGCAGCAGCACAGCAAGTGCGTTGCCGTGCGCAAGGACGGCCTCGCCGTCGACATCGACGGCGACTACACCGAGACGCTCGCCCGGATCGCTTCCAACAAGAGCGGCATCGGCGTCTTCGGCCTGTCGTTCTACGAAAACAACGCCGACAAGCTGAAAGTCGCGACCGTCAACGGCATCGTACCGTCGACCGAAACGATCGCATCCGGCGAGTACCCGGTTTCCCGTCCGCTGTTCTTCTACGTCAAGAAGGCGCATCTTGGCGTCATTCCGGGTCTCAAGGAATATGTCGAGTTCTTCGTCGACGACCAGATGATCGGCCCCGACAGCCCGCTTGCCGAATACGGCCTGGTTGCTGCTCCGGATGCCGAGCGCGAAGAAATCCGCAAGACCTTCGAAGCTGGCAATCTGCTCTGA
- the pstC gene encoding phosphate ABC transporter permease subunit PstC, whose protein sequence is MSTSLLLLIIALVGFVAYFAGRARSLAESGNKLATLHSLPGYHGSYVAIWAVLPAVLVLAAWLIASPLYVDSAVRSALPDTVQSQGDAAVHLALGQVKAVATGLKRLDTAEIEAIKTGSANLRETLAAKGVALAGEGEPYMVEAAEQFNTMRGYSRWLMSAFVLLVAIAGGLYAIRNVTTRFRARNQVERVMLGSLVVASSIAILTTIGIIGSMLSEAGRFFSMVSPMEFFFGTVWDPRFAAAGSEGASGQFGLLPLLGGTLYIAFVAMLFAVPIGLFAAIYMAEYASPRLRSIAKPLLEVLAGIPTIVYGFFALVTVGPFLRDISTQLNGLITGNYQNFIQAQSVLTAGIVMGIMLIPFVSSLSDDIITQVPRALRDGSLGLGATRSETVKKVILPAALPGIVGALLLTASRAVGETMIVVLAAGVAARMQLDPFEPMTTVTVKIVHQLTGDLEFTSPQTLVAFALGITLFVITLCLNIYALYIVRKYREQYE, encoded by the coding sequence ATGAGCACCTCGCTTCTTCTCCTGATCATCGCTTTAGTTGGATTTGTTGCCTATTTTGCCGGCCGCGCCCGTTCGCTTGCCGAGTCCGGCAACAAGCTTGCCACCTTGCATTCGCTGCCGGGCTACCATGGCAGCTATGTCGCCATCTGGGCAGTGCTGCCCGCGGTCTTGGTGCTTGCCGCATGGCTGATCGCCTCGCCGCTTTATGTCGATTCCGCCGTTCGCTCGGCGCTCCCTGATACGGTCCAAAGTCAGGGCGACGCGGCAGTGCATCTCGCGCTCGGCCAGGTGAAGGCGGTCGCCACGGGGCTTAAACGCCTCGACACCGCGGAAATCGAGGCAATCAAGACCGGTTCGGCCAATCTGCGCGAGACGCTCGCCGCCAAGGGCGTGGCGCTTGCCGGTGAAGGCGAGCCGTACATGGTCGAGGCGGCTGAGCAGTTCAATACGATGCGCGGTTACAGCCGCTGGCTGATGAGCGCCTTCGTGCTGCTCGTCGCCATCGCCGGCGGCCTCTATGCAATCCGCAACGTTACCACCCGCTTTCGCGCCCGCAATCAGGTCGAGCGCGTCATGCTCGGCTCGCTCGTCGTCGCTTCGTCGATCGCGATCCTGACGACGATCGGCATCATTGGCTCGATGTTGTCGGAAGCCGGTCGCTTCTTCAGCATGGTTTCGCCGATGGAGTTCTTCTTCGGCACGGTCTGGGATCCGCGCTTCGCCGCGGCAGGCAGCGAGGGCGCCTCCGGCCAGTTCGGCCTGCTGCCGCTTCTCGGCGGTACGCTCTATATCGCTTTTGTCGCCATGCTGTTTGCTGTACCGATCGGCCTGTTCGCCGCCATCTACATGGCCGAGTATGCCAGTCCGCGGCTGCGGTCTATTGCGAAGCCGCTGCTGGAGGTGCTGGCGGGCATCCCGACGATCGTCTACGGCTTCTTCGCGCTCGTCACAGTCGGCCCGTTCCTGCGCGACATCTCGACGCAGCTGAACGGCCTCATCACCGGCAACTACCAGAATTTCATTCAGGCGCAGAGCGTGCTGACCGCTGGCATCGTCATGGGCATCATGCTCATTCCGTTCGTCTCGTCGCTGTCGGACGACATCATCACGCAGGTGCCGCGGGCGCTGCGCGACGGCTCGCTCGGGCTCGGCGCGACGCGCTCGGAGACGGTGAAGAAGGTCATTCTTCCCGCCGCACTGCCCGGCATCGTCGGAGCGCTGCTGCTGACCGCCTCGCGCGCGGTCGGTGAGACGATGATCGTCGTGCTTGCTGCCGGCGTCGCCGCGCGCATGCAGCTCGACCCGTTCGAACCGATGACGACAGTGACGGTCAAGATCGTCCACCAGCTGACCGGCGACCTGGAGTTCACTTCGCCGCAGACTCTGGTCGCCTTCGCGCTCGGCATCACACTCTTCGTCATCACGCTCTGCCTCAACATCTATGCGCTCTACATCGTGCGCAAATATCGGGAACAGTACGAATGA
- the pstA gene encoding phosphate ABC transporter permease PstA produces the protein MTDVASPTVRVSTRPAESRRDIGIKRRYAAERRFRAYGISAIVIGLFFLAVLVWSVVSKGYTAFQQTTITLPIEFSEKVIDPKNERATDPKQLMTANYPVLVRDALVKQLGIDPKKRPLVKQANDMVSDSVRTQLRDIVVADPSVIGKTIPVTLLADANIDSAFKGQIDLTVDESKRKVKDQQVAWMNQLAEAGVLKKSFNTGIFTFGASSRPEAAGVGVALVGSAYMMLIVLVLSLPIGVAASIYLEEFAPKNRLTDLIEVNINNLAAVPSIVYGLLGLAVFVNFAGMPRSAALVGGFVLTLMTLPTIIIATRAALKAVPPSIRSAALGLGASKMQTIFHHVLPLAMPGILTGTIIGLAHALGETAPLLLIGMVAFVVDYPGSPLEPSTALPVQIYMWANEAERAFVERTSGAIIILLIFLVIMNLGAILLRRRFERRW, from the coding sequence ATGACCGACGTTGCTTCTCCCACGGTAAGGGTCTCGACCCGTCCCGCCGAAAGCCGCCGCGACATCGGCATAAAGCGCCGCTACGCCGCGGAGCGCCGGTTTCGTGCCTATGGCATCAGCGCCATCGTTATCGGCCTGTTCTTCCTGGCGGTCCTTGTCTGGAGTGTTGTCTCGAAAGGCTACACGGCCTTCCAGCAGACGACGATCACGCTGCCGATCGAGTTTTCCGAAAAGGTGATCGACCCGAAGAACGAGCGCGCGACCGATCCGAAGCAACTGATGACCGCCAATTATCCGGTGCTCGTCCGCGACGCCCTGGTCAAGCAGCTCGGCATCGACCCGAAGAAGCGGCCGCTTGTGAAACAGGCGAACGACATGGTCTCCGACAGCGTCCGCACGCAGCTGCGTGACATTGTCGTTGCCGACCCTTCGGTGATCGGCAAGACGATCCCGGTGACGCTGCTCGCCGACGCGAACATCGATTCGGCCTTCAAGGGCCAGATCGACCTCACGGTCGACGAATCGAAGCGCAAGGTCAAGGACCAGCAGGTCGCCTGGATGAACCAGCTGGCCGAGGCCGGCGTGCTGAAGAAGAGCTTCAACACCGGCATCTTCACGTTCGGCGCATCGAGCCGCCCGGAAGCGGCCGGCGTCGGCGTGGCGCTGGTCGGGTCTGCCTATATGATGCTGATCGTCCTCGTCCTGTCGCTGCCGATCGGCGTCGCCGCCTCGATCTATCTCGAGGAATTCGCGCCGAAGAACCGGCTGACCGACCTGATCGAGGTCAACATCAACAATCTCGCCGCCGTGCCGTCGATCGTCTACGGCCTTCTCGGTCTCGCCGTCTTCGTGAATTTCGCCGGCATGCCGCGCTCGGCGGCCCTCGTCGGTGGATTCGTGCTGACCCTGATGACGCTACCGACGATCATCATCGCGACGCGCGCCGCGCTGAAGGCCGTGCCGCCGTCGATCCGCTCCGCCGCGCTCGGCCTCGGCGCCTCGAAGATGCAGACGATCTTCCACCATGTGCTGCCGCTTGCCATGCCCGGCATCCTGACCGGCACGATCATCGGCCTGGCGCACGCCCTCGGCGAGACGGCGCCGCTGCTCCTGATCGGCATGGTCGCCTTCGTCGTCGACTATCCGGGCTCGCCGCTCGAACCGTCCACGGCGCTCCCCGTGCAGATCTACATGTGGGCGAACGAGGCTGAGCGCGCCTTCGTCGAGCGTACCTCGGGGGCGATCATCATCCTGCTGATCTTCCTCGTCATCATGAACCTCGGCGCAATTCTGTTGCGGCGTCGCTTTGAGCGTCGCTGGTAG